ttgtctcttcCACTGACACCCATGAGGAGACAGCTTATTATTAAAGCACaagggcctcattgcctccttaCCCCTCCCtacccatgaaccaggcaggggtcataccattctcctgcacttggcaatgcacatccccatctcctactgccccaggaagagccctgagcagtgtgtgaagggaaaggatatCCCTTCCTAGGGACCAacggtcaaggcctggcccttgtgcttggtgaaacacatccagttttcctacacatcagtgacaccttcacattgcctttgtctacTTGTCCTCACTGACTCCAAtgttctgctctaacgagctccaagggaggctgtgtcagtgctggccctcagggggacactgcaggagaCTTGCCTCTGACTCAgacttcttgagagatttcttcaattgtctctcagtgactgaggttcgtgggctcatCACCAAAGCCACCAGAGGGGTGATtacaatgccttgggctgggcctctggtgctgagctgggccaggctcctgggacagagagagctcctggcaagagggccctggtgcagagagacagctctgcccaggagcagctcctctgcaaagcacagcagggctgggggctctgactgCAGGCACCCAAGCAGAAGGGGATTCCAGGCCGCCTGGAGGGTgtgggcagaggagagctcagtgcagaagaaatcttcacagctctgcacacggtaagtctctggcttcAGGACAGTGCAGGGGAGGTTCCTGGAAGGGGCTCCAGGACTCAGGACATCTCTGcgtggccaggagctgccaggatgtCTCTCGTGGCTTGTGCAgtgtggaggagaaggtgctgcagggggacctgctgcctggggagctgcccaggggctgtggggagaaTCTGCGGGTAGAAGGAGCACccccccctcttcctccccccccccccccccccaccctagcagggcagggcagggtcctgctgcttcccagaggctgcttgctgcctggggcaggctgctcacagccccacagcacaaCCAGGGCATTGCCTAGGGGTCttgggcagaggaagggcagggcaggggttGCCTGCAAAAAGAAGATactttctgcagtctctgctTACATTTTCCTCCTCAGATTCTGGGGTAGGCTCTGTGTTAATGGATTAGCTCTGTGTTGGATTAGCACAGGTGACTGAGCATCCTGTTGCATTGAACCAAGACATGAACAAGTTAGTGACAGACTTCAGAAtatcctttcccttctctctaaTTACAGACTtcaccttttttgttgttgttgttgttgttgttgcaggTTTGTTAGGACCTGCAGACAGGGGGATGTGATTTTTGAGCATAACCTCTGAGTGCAGCCATCCCCCAGCTGAGAGTGCTGCAGGtagccagcagctgggcaccagGGGATGGACAGAGCAGCCCTTCTGGATGTGACCTCTGGCTGAGGTTTGCAACCTTAACAACAACAGTTACTACTGCAGTGGAGCACAGGTGGCCCACTGCTCatgggcagaggcagctgctgtgtACAGACCCTCAGCCAGCACAAAGCAAGGCTCAAGCTAGGGACAGAGACAAAGGTCCCCCTGGAAAGAAAGGCAATGTGAAGACTTTAATGAGGAATGAAATGAGTATGGCCCAGAGAAATGCCCCTtaacaaaatatacatttttcttctttttcagtctcCTTGATGAAGGgcagcaaatgcccaacagcagcccTGTGTGTGatttcctcctgctggcattcgcagacacgcacgagctgcagctcctgcacttcgggctcttcctgggcatctacctggatgccctcctgggcaacggcctcatcctcaccgccaTATCCTgtgaccaccgcctccacacccccatgtacttcttcctcctcaacctcgccctcctcgacctgggatccatctccaccactctccccaaagccatggccaattctCTGTAGGACACCAGGGCAATCTCCTATGAAGGATGTGCTGTACAAATTCTCTTTTCACTCTTCTTGGTTGGAGCAGAGTATTGTCTTCTCACcgtcatggcctacgaccgctacattgccatctgcaaacccctgcactacgggagcctcctgggcagcagagcttgtgcccagatggcagcagctgcctgggccaGTGactttctcaatgctgtcctgcacactgccaatacattttcagtgcccctctgccaaggcaattctgtggaccagttcttctgtgaaatcccccagatcctcaagctctcctgctcagatgcctacctcagggaaatTGGGGCACTTGTGCTTAGTATTTCTTTAgcatttggttgttttgtttttattgtggtgtcctatgtgcagatcttcagggctgtgctgaggatgcccccTGAGCAGGGACGTCACAAAGtcttttccacgtgcctccctcatCTGGCCGTGGTCTTCCTGATGGTCAGCACTGTCTTATTTGCCTACCTGAAGACCCCCTCCATCACTTCCACGTCCTTGGACCTGGTGGTAGCTGTTCTTTATTCAGTggtacctccagcagtgaaccccctgttatacagcatgaggaacaaggagctgAAGTATGGAgtgaagaaattgtttttatgCCTGCTTCTTAAGCATCAATAACGTGTTCATAATATGTATTCTTAATTATGGGCAATTATTGTGATTTGAATCATACAATTTTAACCATTATTTCAATGACTTTACTCTTAGCATTCTGCCtgttaattcatttatttattttaaccaaATCATCTAGTCTACATATAGAAATAGGCTTCCAGTGTAAATAAAGACAATAAAGAATCAGCAGAAATTGATTTGTCTTAGCTGCCATCTCCTCTCACCTCCTccggagctgggggagcagccccagcacgcaggaggggctcagggccaagagcccagctgctacatggaggagcagccccggtggTCCTTAGGGCTACTCCTCActgcctgctgggctctgcctctctgctgccttcaggtcagggctgctgcttccctggaggcatggccatggccagcagcaggatgtggccttttcactgctgctctcatTTTGCTTTCACATTATTCTCTTGTGCTCTTGCATTTGGGTAAGCCCTTAGatctcatgtatgttggtgacagtcctgttgtcTCTGTAGTCACATGCCTGTCCTAGCAGGTAGCAGCAGGCCCTGTACAGCCCTGGGTCACAGCTGGCCTCCCTGCTAGCACCACAGTAACAAAAGGGGCATCTCAGGGAAAACCCAGAAGCCTGGGCACCTCTTCCAAAGCTGCTGCTAGGAACAGAGCCAAGGGGTTGCTCCAcgctcttctgttttctggggtTCTTCATGGAGTGAAGGACACAGGCTGAATGTCCCAGGGTGGTCTGTGAAGGAACAAACGGCTGGACCAAGAGCTCCATTTGTGGTGGCACTTGCCCAAGCAGACAACTGGTCTTGAACTTATCAGCATGGGATTGCACCCCCTGCAGTGGGCTGATGGCCGatgccagcctggagaggaatctggagctgcCAGGAGAAGT
The nucleotide sequence above comes from Anser cygnoides isolate HZ-2024a breed goose chromosome 29, Taihu_goose_T2T_genome, whole genome shotgun sequence. Encoded proteins:
- the LOC136787350 gene encoding olfactory receptor 14J1-like gives rise to the protein MAYDRYIAICKPLHYGSLLGSRACAQMAAAAWASDFLNAVLHTANTFSVPLCQGNSVDQFFCEIPQILKLSCSDAYLREIGALVLSISLAFGCFVFIVVSYVQIFRAVLRMPPEQGRHKVFSTCLPHLAVVFLMVSTVLFAYLKTPSITSTSLDLVVAVLYSVVPPAVNPLLYSMRNKELKYGVKKLFLCLLLKHQ